AAAGTCAGACAGGTGAGACATGTATTATGCAGAAGTAATATAGGATTATTTAAGGaatcaaatacaaatatttgttcTCACTTTCTCTTTATCCAATCCTTAGTGTTATAAACGCAATCATGCCTTTCGGAAACACCCACAACAACTTCAAGCTGAACTTCTCAGTTGATGATGAGTTTCCAGACCTTACCAAGCACAACAACCACATGGCTAAGGTGCTGACTAAGGAAATGTATGGCAAGCTTAGGGACAAGCAGACCTCCACTGGATTCACCCTGGACGATGTCATCCAGACCGGTGTAGACAACCCAGGTGAGTTAAGACATCGTTGTGTCAAATCCTTACTGCATATTTAACCCGATCAAACATGGACCAGTACACAGCAAGTGTCCCTCCTTAATATACTGATGACATGACATTTTTCTCCAGGTCACCCCTTCATCATGACTGTCGGCTGTGTTGCTGGTGATGAGGAGTCCTATGAAGTGTTCAAGGATCTCTTCGACCCTGTCATTTCAGACCGCCACAGTGGATACAAGGCAACTGACAAGCACAAGACTGACCTCAACTTTGAGAACCTGAAGgtataaaacagaaataacaagAGCACTGTCTCCTTGACATCAATCATTTATTTACTTGCATAATCTGAAATGTGAGATAGCAAATAAATATTAGAATCAATCCATATGGGAATGCTTCATATGCATATTGTTTAGCAATATTTGGAAATTTTCTGAAATGAATTAAATCTCTATCTTTAGGGTGGAGATGACCTGGACCCCAACTATGTTCTGAGTAGCCGTGTGCGTACCGGCCGTAGCATCAAGGGATACGCCCTGCCCCCCCACAACAGCCGTGGAGAGCGCAGAGCTGTGGAGCAGCTGTCTGTTGAAGGTGTGTCGTCATTACAGTACTTGTAAttagtatttattgatattttcaatacagttttcatttgaaaggtttagtcattttgttgtgcttttatttttcgttagttttgtagttgttttttttatactttttttgtttaaccttattttatttcaagtagctgctaaggcaacatttttcattttaagctTAAGTCTAATAGtcatctaatatttctattttatttcaactttatttcagttaacaagaattatttttaaaagtttaagcTGTAACAATAGCACACATAACATACCGGTCAATGGTACTTCAACTCAGGCCCAGTTGAAATGAACCCTAGGGTTATTACTCCTTACAAACCCCAACAACAGTCCAGATGTTAGTAAGGGCATATAGCACAATAATCGTAGAATAATGTAATGGGTAAAATGAAAGTATGTATAAGAAACAGTATAAGTTTAAAgcactctttctttcttcagcTCTGAACAGCTTGGACGGAGAGTTCAAGGGCAAATACTACCCCCTGAAGTCCATGACTGACGCCGAGCAGGAGCAGCTGATTGCTGACCACTTCCTCTTTGACAAACCCGTCTCTCCCCTGCTGCTGGCTGCTGGTATGGCCCGTGACTGGCCCGATGGCAGAGGCATTTGGTGAGtcaaatcataatcataatatttctgtcttatttCAAAGGTTGCACCCTTCATAGGTCACATTTGTCAgcctttttttcaattttatgaAACGTTTTCGCCAAATGAGACATCCAATGAGACACATAGCAAATGACTGAACAAAGGTCATACATAATTAATATCACACATAAGCAAGAGTGCTGTCATTCTAATTATCCGCATGGACGCACACCAACAGCATGATGGTGTAATATCATTATATTAACAATAAGTCGTTTTAGACAGACTATTGCCAAGTAGTTTGTTTTTGCTAAGTAAAAGAAACGACATGTTTCTGTGTTTCCGAGCATCATACAGTAGTGTTTaggtcctgaatgaatcagtgttgaaTCAATggtttgagtgaatgattcagtgactcactcatgaagacagtcacttgctgccacctactggtgtaaccTGGAAAGTGCATACAAAGACAGACAGATTGTGATACAATGGAAAGTTCCAGTGTGATTCAACCTACAGAGTATAGAACATAAGCATTATATAAATTAggttttaattgtaaataaattgcGGTGCAGTGGGTGAGGCCTATGCTTCAATTACAGGCACAATGAGAACAAGACTTTCCTGGTCTGGGTGAACGAGGAGGATCATCTGCGTGTCATTTCCATGCAGCCAGGGGGCAACATGAAGGAAGTGTTCAAGCGCTTCTGTGTTGGTCTTCAGAGGGTATGTTGAACCTGTACATATAAATGCACATATGTAAACAGCTTTTGCTGCCCACAGCATGTGTAAGCATGTGTATGTTCTGCTTCAACAGATCGAGGAGATTTTCAAGAAGCACAACCATGGATTCATGTGGAACGAGCATCTTGGTTTCATTCTGACCTGCCCCTCCAACCTGGGCACAGGCCTGCGTGGTGGTGTCCACGTCAAGCTGCCCAAGCTGAGCACACATGCCAAGTTTGAGGA
Above is a window of Carassius carassius chromosome 4, fCarCar2.1, whole genome shotgun sequence DNA encoding:
- the LOC132139573 gene encoding creatine kinase M-type-like, whose translation is MPFGNTHNNFKLNFSVDDEFPDLTKHNNHMAKVLTKEMYGKLRDKQTSTGFTLDDVIQTGVDNPGHPFIMTVGCVAGDEESYEVFKDLFDPVISDRHSGYKATDKHKTDLNFENLKGGDDLDPNYVLSSRVRTGRSIKGYALPPHNSRGERRAVEQLSVEALNSLDGEFKGKYYPLKSMTDAEQEQLIADHFLFDKPVSPLLLAAGMARDWPDGRGIWHNENKTFLVWVNEEDHLRVISMQPGGNMKEVFKRFCVGLQRIEEIFKKHNHGFMWNEHLGFILTCPSNLGTGLRGGVHVKLPKLSTHAKFEEILTRLRLQKRGTGGVDTASVGGVFDISNADRIGSSEVDQVQCVVDGVKLMIEMEKKLEKGESIDSMIPAQK